Genomic window (Apis cerana isolate GH-2021 linkage group LG1, AcerK_1.0, whole genome shotgun sequence):
CCTTGTCAGAGAGCAATGCATAGGTATCTGCTTTCACAGAGTGAAACGTTACTGGGAAGAAAACCTCAAAGGTCGAGTTTAACGCGCATACTGCATGTTTGCTCACACCGCTTCTCAGAAACTTCTTTTGTTATTCTCAAAAAAACACAAGTAACGTGACGTTCCTCATTTTTACCTAttcaattcgattcgatttgttCGTGTCATGATTTTTCTCGCCTCGATTGCTTAATTTTCTCATTCTATGCCTATTAGTCATTCgtgttgtaataatatatatatatatattatatatatatatatatgtgtgtgtatatatattttcacgcgATATTAtcatactatattttaaattttatcttccatTTAAAATCGGATTTCGTGattaaagaatcgaaaaagatacgatgaaattattcttattcaattttttttttccgtttaaaaaatattttcttaaattcaaattccgACGACTATCAGATATATAAATGGCGTTAATCTcgatgattttgataaatatcgaatcgGGCATCGTCCATCTATCCCGGAACCgtgaaagtataaatatttccaacgaACAATGTCGCTGTGCGATCGTGGGGTCGAGGTCCCGAGGAAGGTTCGAGAGAACTCGCCCACGTAGGGTGTTGTAAAAGTTTGGTACGAATCTGCCCTCCGCCAACCACCTTCGCCGCTATCATACTCCAACTGCTTCCCCTCTTCTTCCATCACTCCTCTTAACTTCTCTTTCATCTCCTTTACTTGTTCTCCCTCTTGCCGTCGTTTGCTCTCACCACCTGCGATCTTTGCCTTCTCGTTCCTCTGTTCATTGACTTTTTATCTCGCTTTTACCACGGATCTCTTCGTCCTCTTCGTGCTTGCGCTCAAATACGCTAAACGACGGAAACGTTCGATCGTTCCATACCCACTCGTCGTAATGCATTGCGTCGCGTCGCATAGCGTCGCACAGCATCGACGAGGCCCAAGAATATAATACGGATACCTTGGCATGGAAGGTGGTTGGTCGGCTAAGATGTTTAAGGGGGAGACTCTCCCGAGAGCGGTGATCCTCCGCTGAGAGAGACCGCAGAAGCGAGGAATGAGTTGAGGAGGTGAGGAAGGGGGCTCATGCGCAGAGGGTGTCGACGGTGGACTCAAGAGGCAAGGGGGCTTTCTCGGACCCCGAGGGCCTCTGGACAAGTCAGCAAGAAGAACGGCAGGGATGCAAGCGGGGAAGAGAGAAGGATGAGAAGTGACCGGATGGCCTTGGTCCCAAGACTTGGTTAGTTACTGTGCGGCCGACTATAACTGGTCGAGAACTTCGTAACACACAGGGCGGTATCTTCGACTTCGACCGCTTTTTAAAACAACCGCGATACCATGTAACATATTACAGATACAAAACTAACCCCTAAACATGGATCATACCGTGCAAAACAATCATCATCTTTACTGAAAATGGTGAATAGTGTATTCCTTTCTgtacattatatttagaatgacGCACAATAATCATAGTCTTTTCttacttcctttttcttcttcgtttaaaCACGACCGTATCATTATTGCGGTAATTTCCTCTGATTTGCAACACTTTTCTTAGGAACACGAAATTACTCGTTAacgcgataaaataataattgtttttttttaaatcttgatcttaaaataaaacttttaaaataagtcaaattttattgcacaagttctttcttgatttttttctgcAGGTTGATTTTTCGTAGcaggatataaatatataatatcgtgggacatttttaaattagatcggAACaggaacaaaaatataagaataattatggctcatttattaaattataaacaatttaattgcgttaaatgaaatgagatataaatacaatgaaattacTCTTCGTCGCTTTCTATTTTCAtctaatgcaaaattaaattacttataatttaataatttttgattctcCTGAATTCATATCCCACGAATAACGTAATAATCTTGATTATCTTCGTATAAAAGATGTTATTGGAGACTTGAATCGCAAACTTATAGGAGGTTTCTGTCTGAAGTGAAAATGAATGGCCTGGTTATTTAGTCAGCATTGCTCGTTATTGCTCAACAGGGGCGACTTATGGAGCCATATAAGAAAGTATATCTGTTACTCGCAAGAAACTACATGCTAGCGCTTCACTAAGCTTGTATAGATTCATGgagttaataattatctttcgtGAGTTTGCAAaacttattacttattatttgaaGTACATGTAACgcataaaatatcaaagatgTATGATCTTTTCCAAATATGCCGAATATCTCTTGATCTGAAATTCACGAATAaaagaatgtaatataatgttatgtaTACAacgatatgtataataaaaataaaaagagcaaATAGACGTGAACTTTCATTAACTGgcagtaaattttattttttattttcgaaagcaataagaattaaattcttatatgaaaattcGCCATGAAATCTGAGGCCCTCGTTACGACATGTTCGAATTCTAGATAAGATAAAACACCATCGCCATCAATGTCGCTTTCCTCCAAAATTTTTCGACATACAGTAGCCACTTCATCGGTATTCAAACCATCTTGAACCAATTGTCGACAAGTACATTCTAAATCGCTCATTCCCAATACTCCATCTTCGTCAAAATCTATTcacaaaaaattatgaaatgtcattaagattcaaaaatagattaaaataattgatgaataataatcaaatcaatTGAAACTCATTTGAATTACaacatataattcattataaatattcgcgagaaaatcgataaatactACTTCTACAAATACTAAGTAATTCTCTCGTATAATACGAATGTCGTGTCtagatatagtatatatttctgattcaatagctataaatatgaattcttACGATTGGTCCTATTGTTTGATTTAGATTGCGGTTCATACCATAAATCTTAAAGGCATAAAAGACTTTCAAATCCCGCGGTGCCTGCTCCGAAAAAACTGACATCATGTCAAGGAATTCCTCAAAACAAATTCCTTCGTTTGATCCATCGTGTGTTGATTGGCTCGAATTTTTGCAATT
Coding sequences:
- the LOC107992954 gene encoding calcium and integrin-binding family member 3-like, yielding MGNKVATFTEEQLEDYQDCTFFTRKEILRIFKRFRDMGNPGTVPRSMTPQQASTLRIPLSCLTRIPELKENPFRQRISEVFTNCKNSSQSTHDGSNEGICFEEFLDMMSVFSEQAPRDLKVFYAFKIYDFDEDGVLGMSDLECTCRQLVQDGLNTDEVATVCRKILEESDIDGDGVLSYLEFEHVVTRASDFMANFHIRI